The following are from one region of the Staphylococcus argenteus genome:
- a CDS encoding accessory gene regulator AgrB, protein MNYFDNKIDQFATYLQKRNNLDHIQFLQVRLGMQVLAKNIGKLIVMYILAYILGIFIYTLITNLSFYLIRRHAHGAHAPTSFWCYVESIILFIFLPLAIINFHINPFIMIILTIIAIGLIIKYAPAATKKKPIPVRLIKRKKYYATIVSLVFFIITLIIKEPFAQFIQLGIIIEAITLLPIFFIRRN, encoded by the coding sequence TTGAATTATTTTGATAATAAAATTGACCAGTTCGCCACGTATCTTCAAAAGAGAAATAACTTAGATCATATTCAATTTTTGCAAGTACGATTAGGGATGCAGGTCTTAGCTAAAAATATAGGCAAATTGATTGTTATGTATATCCTTGCTTATATTTTAGGCATTTTTATTTACACGTTAATCACAAATTTATCATTTTATTTAATAAGACGGCACGCACACGGTGCACACGCGCCTACTTCTTTTTGGTGTTATGTAGAGAGTATTATATTGTTTATATTTTTACCATTAGCAATAATAAATTTTCATATTAACCCGTTTATAATGATTATTTTGACTATTATTGCTATAGGTTTAATAATAAAATATGCTCCTGCAGCTACTAAAAAGAAACCCATTCCTGTTCGACTTATAAAGCGAAAAAAATATTATGCGACTATTGTTAGTTTAGTCTTTTTCATTATCACACTTATCATCAAAGAACCGTTTGCCCAATTTATTCAATTGGGTATCATAATTGAAGCCATTACATTATTACCCATTTTCTTTATTAGGAGGAATTAA
- a CDS encoding carbohydrate kinase family protein produces MRRLFAIGEALIDFIPNVTNANLKDVETFTKQIGGAPCNVACAVQKLGQQAHIITQLGDDAFGDSIVETISKIGVDVKHVYRTNEANTALAFVSLTEAGERDFSFYRKPSADMLFEPSYVDNIEVSENDIVHFCSVDLVESPMKNAHHKLITKVLDANGTVVFDPNVRLLLWDNPEDLRHAIHSFLPLAHIVKVSDEELEFITGIHDENEAIQSLFLGNVKVVIYTKGSDGAAVYLKNGNTFNHAGYKVNAVDTTGAGDAFIGAVISRILASPTLDLIHLFENEGEGILSFSNRVAAMVTTKYGAINSLPNIQEVEDSL; encoded by the coding sequence ATGAGACGTTTATTTGCAATAGGTGAAGCGTTAATTGATTTTATTCCAAATGTGACGAATGCCAATTTGAAAGATGTTGAAACCTTTACGAAGCAAATTGGTGGAGCCCCATGCAATGTAGCATGTGCTGTTCAAAAGTTAGGACAGCAAGCACATATAATTACACAGTTAGGTGACGATGCTTTTGGAGATAGTATTGTTGAAACAATTTCTAAAATAGGTGTGGATGTAAAGCATGTCTATCGTACGAACGAAGCTAATACGGCATTAGCTTTTGTGAGTCTAACTGAAGCAGGTGAACGAGACTTTTCATTCTACCGAAAGCCATCTGCAGATATGCTATTTGAGCCGAGTTATGTGGATAATATTGAAGTGAGTGAAAATGATATAGTACATTTTTGTTCTGTGGATTTAGTTGAAAGTCCGATGAAAAATGCGCATCATAAATTAATTACTAAAGTATTAGATGCAAATGGCACGGTTGTTTTTGATCCCAATGTAAGGCTACTTTTGTGGGATAACCCAGAAGATTTGAGGCATGCAATTCATTCATTTTTACCTTTGGCACATATAGTAAAAGTTTCTGATGAAGAATTAGAATTTATAACAGGTATACATGATGAAAATGAAGCAATTCAATCTTTATTCTTAGGCAACGTCAAAGTAGTTATTTATACAAAAGGTTCAGATGGTGCTGCTGTCTATTTGAAAAATGGAAATACATTTAATCACGCTGGTTACAAAGTAAATGCTGTTGATACAACTGGAGCTGGAGATGCCTTTATTGGTGCGGTGATTAGTCGAATTTTAGCGTCTCCAACTTTAGATTTAATCCATCTTTTTGAAAATGAAGGTGAAGGTATTTTATCATTTAGTAATCGTGTTGCTGCAATGGTGACAACGAAATATGGTGCTATTAACAGTTTGCCTAACATACAAGAAGTTGAAGACTCATTATAA
- the agrA gene encoding quorum-sensing response regulator AgrA: MKIFICEDDPKQRENMVTIIKNYIMIEEKPMEIALATDDPYEVLEQSKNMNDIGCYFLDIQLSTDINGIKLGSEIRKHDPVGNIIFVTSHSELTYLTFVYKVAAMDFIFKDDPAELKTRIIDCLETAHTRLQLLSKDNSVETIELKRGSNSVYVQYDDIMFFESSTKSHRLIAHLDNRQIEFYGNLKELSQLDDRFFRCHNSFVVNRHNIESIDSKERIVYFKNKEHCYASVRNVKKI, encoded by the coding sequence ATGAAAATTTTCATTTGCGAAGACGATCCAAAACAAAGAGAAAACATGGTTACCATTATTAAAAATTATATAATGATAGAAGAAAAACCTATGGAAATTGCCCTCGCAACTGATGATCCTTATGAGGTGCTTGAGCAATCTAAAAATATGAATGATATAGGTTGTTACTTTTTAGATATTCAACTTTCAACAGACATTAATGGTATTAAATTAGGTAGTGAAATACGTAAGCATGACCCTGTTGGCAATATAATATTTGTTACTAGTCATAGTGAACTTACTTATTTAACATTTGTCTACAAAGTTGCAGCAATGGATTTTATTTTTAAAGATGATCCTGCTGAATTAAAAACACGAATTATAGATTGTCTAGAAACTGCACATACACGCTTACAATTATTATCAAAAGATAATAGCGTTGAAACGATAGAGTTAAAACGTGGCAGTAATTCAGTGTATGTTCAATACGATGATATTATGTTTTTCGAATCATCTACCAAATCGCATAGACTCATCGCCCATTTAGATAATCGTCAAATTGAATTTTATGGTAATTTAAAAGAATTGAGTCAATTAGATGATCGTTTTTTCAGATGTCATAATAGTTTTGTTGTCAATCGTCATAATATCGAATCCATTGATTCGAAAGAACGAATTGTCTATTTTAAAAATAAAGAACATTGTTATGCATCGGTAAGAAACGTTAAAAAAATATAA
- the agrD gene encoding cyclic lactone autoinducer peptide AgrD: protein MNTLFNLLFELITGILKNIGNIAAYSTCDFIMDEVEVPKELTQLHE from the coding sequence ATGAATACTTTATTTAACTTATTATTTGAACTTATTACTGGGATTTTAAAAAACATTGGTAACATTGCAGCATACAGTACATGCGACTTTATAATGGATGAAGTTGAAGTACCAAAAGAATTAACTCAATTACACGAATAA
- a CDS encoding sucrose-6-phosphate hydrolase: protein MTEWTREERYQRIEDVDTEYFKNLKQQVDQSKFRQQFHIQPETGLLNDPNGLIFYNGKYYVSHQWFPLGAVHGLKYWFNYTSDDLVTFKAEGPILNPDSKYDSHGVYSGSAFEYNGHLYYMYTGNHRDNHWQRHSSQMMARMKDDGTVEKFPKPVINQQPEGYTSHFRDPKVFKKDDKYYAVIGAQNTEHQGRLLLYSTEDIINWHYLGEIKTELDDFGYMWECPDYFNIDGQDVILICPQGVDSQADQFKNIYQSGYMLGQLDIENLTFEHEDFVELDNGFDFYAPQTFLDEKGQRVLIGWMGLPEIEYPTDNEGWAHCLTIPRVLTVENGRLMQRPYPALEKLRHNKETALGYANKFTRKLHPYEGKQYELIIDILDNDATEVYFELRTSKTTSTLISYNKRENKITLDRSDSGLLPANVEGMTRSTTLDTPLKQLQIYVDTSSIEIFCNDGERVLTSRIFPTDDAVGIKTSTESGQVYLQFTKYDLKDDQE, encoded by the coding sequence CGATCCGAATGGGCTTATTTTTTATAATGGAAAATATTATGTGTCACATCAATGGTTCCCGTTAGGTGCAGTTCATGGGTTAAAATATTGGTTTAATTATACAAGTGATGATTTAGTTACTTTTAAAGCAGAAGGACCTATATTAAATCCAGATTCAAAATATGATAGTCATGGTGTGTATAGTGGTAGTGCTTTCGAATATAACGGACATTTATATTATATGTATACTGGGAATCATCGAGATAACCATTGGCAAAGACATTCGAGTCAAATGATGGCACGTATGAAAGATGATGGAACAGTAGAAAAGTTTCCAAAGCCTGTAATTAATCAGCAACCAGAAGGATATACAAGTCATTTTAGAGATCCGAAGGTATTTAAAAAAGATGATAAGTATTATGCAGTCATTGGCGCACAAAATACTGAACATCAAGGTCGATTATTATTATATAGCACTGAAGATATAATTAACTGGCATTATTTAGGTGAAATTAAAACTGAATTAGATGATTTTGGATATATGTGGGAGTGTCCAGATTACTTTAATATCGATGGTCAAGATGTCATACTTATTTGTCCACAAGGTGTTGATTCGCAAGCTGATCAATTTAAAAATATTTATCAAAGTGGTTATATGTTAGGTCAATTAGATATTGAAAACTTAACTTTTGAGCATGAAGATTTTGTTGAACTTGATAATGGTTTTGACTTTTATGCACCTCAAACATTTTTAGATGAAAAGGGGCAACGTGTATTAATCGGATGGATGGGATTGCCGGAAATCGAATATCCTACAGATAATGAAGGTTGGGCTCATTGTTTAACTATTCCTCGAGTATTAACTGTGGAAAATGGGCGACTTATGCAACGTCCGTATCCAGCATTAGAAAAGTTACGCCATAATAAAGAGACAGCATTAGGCTACGCAAATAAATTTACACGAAAGCTACATCCTTATGAAGGTAAGCAATATGAACTAATTATTGATATTTTAGATAATGATGCAACTGAAGTATATTTCGAACTACGTACATCAAAAACAACTTCAACTTTAATCTCTTATAATAAACGCGAAAATAAAATTACATTGGATCGAAGTGATAGTGGTCTATTACCAGCGAATGTAGAAGGTATGACACGTAGCACAACGTTAGATACACCATTGAAACAATTACAAATATATGTTGATACATCGAGTATTGAAATTTTCTGTAATGATGGTGAACGTGTATTAACATCTCGAATTTTCCCAACTGACGATGCGGTTGGTATTAAAACATCAACAGAATCAGGACAAGTTTATTTACAATTTACTAAATATGATTTGAAGGATGATCAAGAATGA
- the agrC gene encoding quorum-sensing sensor histidine kinase AgrC translates to MELINSYSFVLFVLTQMILMFTIPAIISGIKYSKFDYVCIVAISSLSLFLFKMFDSASLIILTSFIIIMYFVKIKWYSILLIMTSQIILYCANYMFIVMYAYIGKISDSIFVIFPSFFAIYVTISLLFSYIINRVLKKVSSSYLVLNKGFLIVISTILLLTFSLFFFYSQINSDEAKVIRQYSFIFIGITIFLSILTFVISQFLLKEMKYKRNQEEIETYYEYTLKIEAINNEMRKFRHDYVNILTTLSEYICEDDMPGLRDYFNKNIVPMKDNLQMNAIKLNGIENLKVREIKGLITAKILRAQEMNIPISIEIPDEVTRINLNMIDLSRSIGIILDNAIEASTEIDDPIIRVAFIESENSVTFIVMNKCADDIPRIHELFQESFSTKGEGRGLGLSTLKEIADNADNVLLDTIIENGFFIQKVEIINN, encoded by the coding sequence GTGGAATTAATAAATAGTTATAGTTTTGTTTTATTCGTATTAACTCAAATGATATTAATGTTTACAATACCAGCTATTATTAGTGGAATCAAATATAGTAAATTTGATTATGTATGTATTGTAGCAATCTCGTCATTATCGTTATTTCTATTTAAAATGTTTGATAGCGCATCCCTTATAATATTAACTTCATTCATAATAATAATGTATTTCGTCAAAATCAAATGGTATTCTATTTTACTGATTATGACTTCACAAATAATTTTGTACTGTGCTAACTATATGTTTATAGTTATGTATGCCTATATTGGCAAAATTTCTGATAGTATATTTGTAATATTTCCAAGCTTTTTTGCTATTTATGTGACGATTAGTTTACTATTTTCTTATATTATAAATAGAGTATTAAAAAAAGTTAGCTCTTCTTATCTAGTTCTAAATAAAGGATTTTTAATAGTTATTTCGACCATCTTACTGCTTACTTTTTCTTTGTTTTTCTTTTATTCACAAATAAATTCAGATGAAGCAAAAGTAATAAGGCAGTATTCATTTATTTTTATTGGAATTACTATATTTTTAAGTATATTAACATTTGTTATTTCACAATTTCTTCTCAAAGAAATGAAATACAAACGAAACCAAGAAGAAATTGAAACATATTACGAATACACTTTAAAAATCGAAGCAATCAATAATGAAATGCGCAAGTTCCGTCATGATTATGTCAATATATTAACAACGCTTTCTGAATATATTTGCGAAGATGACATGCCTGGTTTGCGTGACTATTTCAATAAAAATATTGTGCCGATGAAGGATAACTTGCAAATGAATGCTATTAAATTAAATGGTATTGAGAATCTTAAAGTACGTGAGATTAAAGGGCTAATTACTGCCAAAATTTTACGTGCACAAGAAATGAATATTCCTATAAGTATAGAAATACCTGATGAAGTGACTCGCATTAATTTGAATATGATCGATTTAAGTCGCAGTATTGGTATTATTCTTGATAACGCAATTGAGGCATCAACAGAAATTGATGACCCTATCATTAGGGTAGCATTTATTGAAAGCGAAAATTCGGTAACGTTTATTGTTATGAATAAATGTGCTGATGATATACCACGTATTCATGAATTATTCCAAGAAAGTTTTTCTACTAAAGGTGAAGGTCGTGGTTTAGGTCTATCAACTTTAAAAGAAATTGCTGATAATGCGGATAATGTCTTGTTAGATACGATTATCGAAAATGGTTTCTTTATTCAAAAAGTTGAAATTATTAACAACTAG